CTTGCCTAGTTATATACGGTATCATcatttgtttcacatttttttttgaatttctctACGGTGCAGAATCCACATCCACATCTGCGCCCTTCAATCATTCGAATCCATTGGATTATTACTTTCTCTGAAAAGGATTTAGGAAGCCCAGCAGATGATCAACATTTTAACACTCTTGCCTGGAACAAAAAGTCTCATAGTGAGGACTTTTCTTTGCACCTATTAGCCTTTCGATCTCGATggctttctccttcttctttttttttttttttttttttttgggaataaaaatatatgagctATTTTATTTGAGCTATAGATTATTTAGAGTCGACCTTCtaatctatcaaaattttaatctttttaatttgcttgatttgaaTTGGTCGACGATATATACTTTGATTTCACGCAATTCTGGCAACCGTACATTTATTTAAGCAATTAGCATAAATTTTGAAGCCAAGATGCCGTTGGCTGActcgaatcaaacaaattgaaagattgaataataaaatcaaaaaattgaaatattggaTAGTTAATTCACtcaaaatggtttatagttcGAATAAGTTCTCTTGCGCATCATTTATAGCAATTTGTTGATCTCAAAAATAATGGAAGTACCACGACCTCAcgtaacaaattaaaaatagggCACATATTTACTCTGTGGGTTACGGATCTTATTACAATTTGAATATTAGTTTTGGACTTTATCATGAATTTAGGTTAAATCGCTAGACAAATTCAATCGATGTAGTGctgcttaattaattatggAGAATTTTAATGTCTTGTATAACTTTCTTAGTCATATTGGTGGATTctaaattatgtgaaacaacTATTATGTTTCAAAACAATAAGCAAGCCACAAGAgaacgatatttttaatatttatgttcaATACATATTCAACTTTTTTGTATGTTTGGGCTCAAACATTTTTTTATAGTCcctatatacacacacacacgtagaCTTGAATTGAACGAGAGCGACTTAAATAAAACTAAGAGCTTGATATATAGAATTCGAACTCAAAAACATCATGCTTTAATGCTATgttaaaattatgtaaaataataatatgctCCAACATTTAAAGCTATTAGTGAATGTATGATATTTTCAACAATTTATTTTCAACAGTTGATGGATACTCTCGtcgttaattaattaaatactagGCCAGCTTACAATCTCAACATGAATAAAATGAGAATGATTTAATGAAGCTAAAATGAAATTTAATACTGGTAATGCTAACAGAAAAGACAACAAAGTAataagaaatagaaaaatattattgaaatgACATGAATTCGTAGAAATTAAACTCAATAACCTTTTGGGACAGAGATATATATTACCCAAAAATGGAACTGCTAAAGAgtagtattaaaaataataatcttaatAATTACAAGTAACGTATTATATACCTTCCTATATATATTGAGTCGTAGATTAGAATGGAATTGGATGGAGTGGCAATCGTACGTTATAGGGTGAGTCACACTCCGGGGGAGGCCAAGTGAGGACAAGAAGAGAAATATTGTATAAGGAAGTTTGAGGGATAAGATTATAAGAAGGTGGGTTTGGTGGGGGGAGGTTGGTTTGGTCAATGCAGTCAAAATTCCATGGGAATTTGTGTCATGCAACCTAATATGTAAGGTGGAAAAAAAGGGGTCTCATAATAGAGAATTAATTCCACAATAGATTTTAAAGTATGTAGAGGGGTTTTGGTGAGCCCAACTCGAATCCTGTATCTTTCCATGGAATCTAAAGAGTTGAAACTTAACATTGCCAACGTTGAGAGATGGATATACATACCAAACCCttccccacctctctctctctctctctctctctctctctctctctctctctctctctctatagcaCACTGGCGCAATGCATGCAAATTTAGCTACCCCTCACCTACCACTCACTCTCTACCCCCCCTATTAGGTAAAACAAGACAACACAATAGGCATGATAGAGACAAGTGCCTAGGATACGTAGCTAGTcacaactttttcttttctctcttttttttaatctccaAGATGTTGGAGCATTGTCCCATGCACACAAGGGATCTTATACAAAATAGAAGAGACATCCTTGTTCTcgttttttgagagagagaggagggttagttagCAATAATTCCCAGCTAATGGTGGCAACGAGCTAAGCTAGAAATTAAGTAAAATAGATGATGAAAGACAACTCTCTACACTACACATGAGTTATTGTTGTCCTACTATActaataaaacaaacaacattaTATATGTAGCAACTATGAAACTTCTTCCTCAACTATAGCTAGTTTTAACCAAGTTGAGTTACTTACCTACTCAGCCTCCTCtactctttctcctcctcttcttacCTCTATCTTATATCCCtcctatgtgtatatatatatagaaatattccTCATTGAAGGCTCCTACCCGAGAAGGATCCGCTAAACGACGACGCCGACTTCATGTCGGGATCCAACGAGCTCATCTCGGCCCCTCCCATCCCCCTCATCATCCCGCCGACGCCGAGAAAGTCCCTCGTCAACCGATCGGAACTGACGATGTTATTCACCGTCGATGACatgttgctgttgctgttgttgttgttgttgttgttgttgttgctgctgctgtgaTACTTAACCTCGTCCAAGTTACACATTCCCGGGTGGTTGAACCCCGCGAATGCGACGTGCTCTTGTTGCTCATGATGATTGGTGGTGAAAAGGCCGCTGttgccaccgccgccgccgttgaCCAGCGAGTTCATTAGGTCTTGGAGATGCGTCGACTCGttctgatgatgatgatgatgatgatgatgatccaTGGGGGATCTCAAGCCTCTGAACAAAGTGGCCGGCGCGTTCGAAGTTGTAGTTGCACCCATTTGAGCCGCCTTTTGGAGCAGAGCCGTCGCCGACATCTGCGGAAGGATCGACGCCGCGTCGCTGTGGTTCGACTCGTTAAAAAGATGGCTCATCATGTTCCCGGCGAAGAGCGAGGCCGCTTGCTCTGTGCCGTTCCCGTTTCCGTTATTAAATTGTTCATGTATCATCAAATGGCCGCTATGGttaccgccgccgccgttgttgttgttgttgttgttgttgttgttgttcatggCGTTCCCGCTGCTGCCGTTGGAGAAGAAGCTGAGGTTAAAGAGATTGGCGGCTGTGGGACCGGCGTTGGCGGCGTTGGCGGTGGCGTCGCTTTGGATGTCGGGCAGCTGCATTAAGCCGTGAAAGGGTTTTGTCTGGAGCAAGGAGTGGTGAGGCGGCCGGAAGCCCGAAGCGTTCGCCGGAGGGAGGAGATGGTCAAATTGAGAGGCGGCACCGCCACTgccactgccgccgccgccgccgccaccgagCAATGATGGTGTGATTTGAGAGTTCACTTGGGATAAGCTCAGCGCCATGGTGCTGTTGCCGTAGAGGTGGCTCCCCACGGCGGTGTTGAGGCCGTACGGAAGCCTCGCGCTCTCTTGCGCGAGCGCGTCGCAGAAGGCGCGGTGAGTGATGAAGCTATCTCGCCTGCGTAATTTGAGTTTGAAGTGGAAGTGAAGAAGCAAAAAATGTAAATGCTGCGAGTTCAAAGAAGAGCTAATGTGATTTGTTTAGAGTTAGAAACTTACTTGTAACTTAGTTATTTCATTCAAATACTGGTTCGAATAATTTATTGTTCAATTtaagtatattattattattgatatttCAGTATTCTAgtctataaataatttatattaagcGGATTAGTTTGACAACTAATGCGCAATGTCACGTGCCATGTTCGATTTTTAAACATGCAGTATACTCAGCATTTTACATAAATATACCTATAAGAATTAGCTCAAATGGTTAGGGCTCTTAGATCTTTGTACTCTTCTTATTCTCgtcaaaaagtataataaagAGGTCAGACTCAAGCGAGCCCTGTATCCTAACTTCCTAACTTCCTAAGAAGGTAAAAAATGGACAGTACCTaagtaatttaaaaaaagtttactCATAATGAGAACTACGTAGAAAATTAAGATCTACAGTGtctaaaaagtcaaaaaatgtCCAGTTCCCGAGAAGCAATATTGCTGCAAGATAAGGTAGAGGAAAATTCCGCTTGAAGTCGAAAAGAGTCAATGACAAAAGCCTATTTTTCTCTATTTGGGAACTCAACATTCATTCAATGCAAAGAGAAAATTTTTGCAGCAAATGTTCAAAGGAATCATCAATGCAACTATACTTCCTACACTAAAATTCCCAAATCACATTCATTCTTCTCTACATGCCAATGAAATAATGTTTTCCGAAGCCATGAATTAATGTGGCCCCCAAAATCAAGGAACCCACGAATTAAAAACGCCAACTCCCCAAAAACTCCTCATTCCTAGAATTAGTTAGTAAAACAAGCTAACCGAGCAATAACCCTTCACCACCCGAATCCCTCGATTTTTAACAAACTCTTCCCTCTTCAATTAATGAGGTCTAATGTAACTCCCAGGTTAAATAAATGAgtatgcgagagagagagagagagagagagagagagagagagagagagagagagaaaagagtgtgtgtgtgtgtgtgtgttttgggGGTGGGGCAACATTTCTATCCAAAAGNGGGGAGGGGCACTCTAACCCTAACGTTTTCTCATAAAAAGGTGTGGACCTGCCACGGCCAGAGGGACCTGACCACATCTAGCCAACGCACATGAGAACAAACCTGCTAAGCCGCTTACATGGCACCACgtgaacaagagagagagagagagagagagaggagagagagaagagagagagagtggcgtTAGCCCCTAGGCGAAAGATGAGCCTTTCTCCTCTAAGTTGAAAAGTTGAAAACTCATGAACCATGGCACTTCCATAGACAACTCACGTGGGAGCAGTTCCTTACTCTGTGCCACAGCCCCAGCACGTACCCccgcctcttctctctttctctctctctacacttaACTGGGGAATCCAACCATAACAACcctaaaagagagagagagagagagagagagagagagagagagagagagaaaaccctaATCCTggaagaaaaaaacaaaggaagCCCACAAAAGTATTTACCACAAAAGGAGAGTGAGACTACAATAATCACCAAAACCAAGGTGACCCGGTTGAAAACAAATGCAGAAATCTATGATGATATCTTTGAAATGATGCCCCAAtgatggtatatatatataaaactaatggAGGCAATGCAAATATCTGTGGATGGAtagatggatggatggatggatcgATGGTCCATGTAGTagtgtgtgtatatgtatatgtgcgCGTGCGTACATGTTTATGCAGTAAATACAATACTAAGTATATAAGttcgtaataataataatgataataatgataatacCTGGAGAAGAGGGTGCCGCAGTCGCAGCGGTACTCGCGGGTGCCGCAGGTCTTGGAGTGGGCCTTGAGGTCGGAGTGGACGGCGTAGCGCTTGGAGCACTTATCGCACTTCCACTTCTTCTCACCGTGCTTCCGGGAGAAGTGCTTCTTGATGCCGGTGAGGTCGCCGAGGGCGCGGGAGGGGTCGTGGTGGACGCAAGTAGGCTCTGGGCAGAGGTACACTCGCCGCCGCGCCTTGTCCTTGTCGCTCTTCTGCCGCAGCTTCCACGGCAGGTTGTGGCCGCGCCGGTGCAGCTGCAGGTTTTGCTCGCGCTGAAAGCCCTTGTTGCACACCTCGCACACGAACCGGTTCGTCGCCATTAGGGTTTTCGGCGACAGCGCGATCACTTCGGCATCCGGATCTGAATCCATCAAGATcaattagggtttcttttgtGCATTGTCGATTAAGCTGGTGAATTTATTCTCCACAGAAGGATTAACGAGCAGTTTGGCCCACCATGCAATGGATAGGGCTCGGAAGTTTAAAacaaacaaggaaaaaaaaaaaaaaaaaaggaaaagggaagaagaagatgaggaaaaaGTACAACATGCACATGTATCCCAAGAATGAGAGAATTTATCTCAATGGAAGAGTAAGTGGTGTGCGTGAGAATgtcttcttaattttttttgggataTGCAGTGATAATAGAGGAGTAGAAGGAGGAAAACAATAAGTTGTTAATCCAGATAAAAAGTACATGCAGGGAAAAGCTTCTTATCACTACTAAGGGGAAATTTAATTAAGGGGGTTAGGTGGTGGAGGCGCATGGAGATGGAGGTGTTGGGGAAGAAGCAGAACCATTTACTCGAAACGACGGaacgaaagaaagaaagagagaagggagaAACAAAGATGAAAAGAAGGGGCTCTCCTTGAGCTTAATTAGACGCATGAAATTTGAAGAAGGAAAAATTCAGTTAATTACTATACGTTTATAAGAAGATACAATTGACTGGAACGGAATCCAAATGACCTTTGTCATGTGGATCGATCTCACAACTGGGGTAGGAGAAATGgagggaaaaaaatgaaaaaaaaaaatgaagcacaTAATGAATTAGGGCTTTCCAAGATGAAATAGTGAATTCGCAAGCGTGCGGGccacaaaattcaaattccacTTTGGATAACCTCATCTTATATCTTTCCTTGAAGCGAAGGTTGAAACGCAACCTTCGTTTCATCACTATAAAGAGATCAATGAGGGAATAGTGAACATGGTTGGGAATTAATCATCATGGTGTGCATGAATATTATACGTTGGGAGCGAATTGATATACATATACTTGGATTTCCCGGGAGattcctcctcttcttcacaGGAGCTGCACTTTCCGGGAGCGACGCCGCTgccactgccgccgccgctgtaGAAGAGGATGGGGTCAACGATTGCTGGTTATGAGGCTCTTCATCTCTGATTCCGAAGAAGGGTGCCGACGCCGTCGAAGAatccatctctctccctctctctctctctctctctctcaactaatTAATAGCAACAGCACAATTACACTTCGCCGTTTTCTTCCTCTCGATGGTGCTCTTCTCCTTGTTTCTTCTTCCGTGATCTCCCTCAACCTCTTCTTTTGGTTTCTGCTAAGAATTAACAACAGTGAGTAGTCCACACCAAAACCATAATAAAAATTCGCATGGAACATAAACATCATGCACCTTCGATCCCCCTTCTTTTGTTCTATCTATGCATCCAGTTTAGGGAAAGAacgagagagaaagggaggagaAGATCCCGATACAATAAGATGCTAGTAAAAGAGCTTTCGAtctgaagaagaaaaaaaaaccacaggaGAAACCATCCAAATTAAAGCCTCCAAACCCTGAGGGGGTCTTCCTAGATTAGCAAACGAACAAAGGGAGCTCGAAATCCAAACAAACAAATTGCACTCACTACTAGtaaaaggggagagagagagagaaaggggggagAAGAAGAGAACAAAAGATAAGATTAAGAAAAAGCACAAACCAATTCAAAAATCACTTGCTTAATTTGTTTCTTCTATCTAGCTCGCCTTGTATATatcttctctctcactctctctccctctctctctctctctctactaccaCTCTTTTGTGCTTTTGGATTTGGAACAGTGGAGGTGGAGGCAATATGCGAAGGGTTGTTGTGTGTTTTCTTTCACTTCCTTGTCATCCTTttccttctccctcttcctcctcttccacaCTGCagctttttctatttctttttctctcctccttttcctcGCCCCTTTGGCCACAAATAAAAATACCACCAATGTtttatatatgtagtatatTTCTCcggcttagagagagagagaaagagagagagagagagttgatggGGGTCACACGCAGGTGAAACCGTGTCATGTTGTGGCTAAGGATTGGGTCCACCGACTGTATAGTCCTCGCGCCTCTCccatccccctctctctctctctctctctctctctctctctctctctctctctctctctccatccatGTCCGGACAAACCCTACCCCTCATCAATCCTCCGTCCTCACTTGCCTCGGTTCAAAAATTAGGCTACAATACATTGCTAGTACAAATTATtctttgtaatatattatacatgGGAGAAACTTACCATTAGTACTAAGTTCGTGTTTCGTATGCTTccatttttcacttttatctgtaagaaaagaaaagatatgaatTCGTGACAAAATCTAAAAACTACCGATTTTCTGATATATATAGTGAAATGCAAAGTAGTAATTAAAGTTATTAGAAGAAAATTGATagagtatttatttttatttttcgtactTCACTTAGacaacactatatatacatagtacTTTAACAAACGACACTTTTACGCTGAACAATAGAATTCTAATGTGACAACTCGCTTTCTAGAGGGCTCATCTATTCTAGAATTATTCTAACTCCAGCACGTTTAAATCTTTTAATCTGTAGGGTGTAACCACCGCTCAAAATATTATAgcttagttaaaatatttt
This genomic window from Ananas comosus cultivar F153 linkage group 3, ASM154086v1, whole genome shotgun sequence contains:
- the LOC109707339 gene encoding protein indeterminate-domain 9-like isoform X2 translates to MDSSTASAPFFGIRDEEPHNQQSLTPSSSTAAAAVAAASLPESAAPVKKRRNLPGNPNPDAEVIALSPKTLMATNRFVCEVCNKGFQREQNLQLHRRGHNLPWKLRQKSDKDKARRRVYLCPEPTCVHHDPSRALGDLTGIKKHFSRKHGEKKWKCDKCSKRYAVHSDLKAHSKTCGTREYRCDCGTLFSRRDSFITHRAFCDALAQESARLPYGLNTAVGSHLYGNSTMALSLSQVNSQITPSLLGGGGGGGSGSGGAASQFDHLLPPANASGFRPPHHSLLQTKPFHGLMQLPDIQSDATANAANAGPTAANLFNLSFFSNGSSGNAMNNNNNNNNNNNGGGGNHSGHLMIHEQFNNGNGNGTEQAASLFAGNMMSHLFNESNHSDAASILPQMSATALLQKAAQMGATTTSNAPATLFRGLRSPMDHHHHHHHHQNESTHLQDLMNSLVNGGGGGNSGLFTTNHHEQQEHVAFAGFNHPGMCNLDEVKYHSSSNNNNNNNNNSNSNMSSTVNNIVSSDRLTRDFLGVGGMMRGMGGAEMSSLDPDMKSASSFSGSFSGRSLQ
- the LOC109707339 gene encoding protein indeterminate-domain 9-like isoform X1, which gives rise to MDSSTASAPFFGIRDEEPHNQQSLTPSSSTAAAAVAAASLPESAAPVKKRRNLPGNPSIYPDAEVIALSPKTLMATNRFVCEVCNKGFQREQNLQLHRRGHNLPWKLRQKSDKDKARRRVYLCPEPTCVHHDPSRALGDLTGIKKHFSRKHGEKKWKCDKCSKRYAVHSDLKAHSKTCGTREYRCDCGTLFSRRDSFITHRAFCDALAQESARLPYGLNTAVGSHLYGNSTMALSLSQVNSQITPSLLGGGGGGGSGSGGAASQFDHLLPPANASGFRPPHHSLLQTKPFHGLMQLPDIQSDATANAANAGPTAANLFNLSFFSNGSSGNAMNNNNNNNNNNNGGGGNHSGHLMIHEQFNNGNGNGTEQAASLFAGNMMSHLFNESNHSDAASILPQMSATALLQKAAQMGATTTSNAPATLFRGLRSPMDHHHHHHHHQNESTHLQDLMNSLVNGGGGGNSGLFTTNHHEQQEHVAFAGFNHPGMCNLDEVKYHSSSNNNNNNNNNSNSNMSSTVNNIVSSDRLTRDFLGVGGMMRGMGGAEMSSLDPDMKSASSFSGSFSGRSLQ